The proteins below come from a single Streptomyces sp. M92 genomic window:
- a CDS encoding isochorismate synthase — MSLSMHEPLHEVLHRPTGTPVTPGAATALLESYRPPTDRFLSTPHRTLLGRGTAAEIPDDSRPPARRVREALEALRRPGSPAPVVVGALPFAPDAPAALAVPDSVRWAPPLREDPLIALPVPEDADRPEWQVREVPAAERYGEAVAAAVARMRAGEFDKVVLARTLELTSAREPDLPAMLRRLARRDPAGYTFAVPSGPGRTLIGASPELLVSRRGGRLIANPLAGSAPRSTDLAEDVRRAVALLESEKDLHEHAVVVAAVQEALAPFCTALDVPARPTLGRTAAMWHLSTTVTGEVSAPDTTALDLASALHPTPAVCGTPTEPARRVIAESEPFDRGAYTGMVGWQDADGDGEWVVTIRCAEAEGTTLRLFAGAGVVAASTPEAETAETAAKFRTFLHAVGAAL; from the coding sequence ATGTCCCTTTCCATGCACGAACCCCTGCACGAAGTCCTGCACCGGCCCACCGGCACACCAGTCACCCCCGGCGCCGCCACCGCGCTGCTGGAGTCCTACCGACCCCCGACCGACCGCTTCCTCTCCACCCCCCACCGCACACTCCTCGGACGCGGCACCGCCGCCGAGATACCCGACGACTCGCGCCCGCCGGCCAGGCGGGTACGGGAAGCACTGGAGGCGCTGCGCCGCCCGGGCTCACCCGCGCCGGTGGTCGTGGGAGCACTCCCCTTCGCCCCTGACGCCCCGGCCGCGCTGGCGGTGCCCGACTCGGTGCGCTGGGCGCCGCCGCTGCGCGAGGACCCGCTGATCGCACTGCCCGTCCCCGAAGACGCAGACCGTCCCGAGTGGCAGGTCCGAGAGGTCCCGGCCGCGGAACGGTACGGCGAGGCGGTCGCCGCCGCGGTGGCGCGGATGCGGGCCGGGGAGTTCGACAAGGTCGTCCTCGCCCGCACCCTGGAGCTGACCTCCGCCCGGGAACCGGACCTGCCGGCCATGCTGCGCCGCCTGGCCCGCCGCGACCCCGCCGGATACACCTTCGCCGTGCCGAGCGGTCCCGGCCGCACCCTGATCGGCGCCAGCCCCGAACTGCTGGTCTCCCGCCGGGGCGGCCGGCTCATCGCCAACCCCCTCGCGGGCTCCGCGCCACGCAGTACGGACCTCGCCGAGGACGTGCGGCGCGCGGTCGCCCTGCTGGAGTCCGAGAAGGACCTGCACGAGCACGCCGTCGTCGTGGCCGCCGTACAGGAGGCGCTGGCACCGTTCTGCACCGCGCTCGACGTGCCCGCGCGGCCCACGCTGGGGCGCACCGCCGCCATGTGGCACCTGTCGACCACGGTCACCGGCGAGGTCTCCGCCCCGGACACCACCGCCCTCGACCTGGCGTCCGCTCTGCACCCCACCCCGGCGGTCTGCGGCACGCCCACCGAGCCGGCCCGGCGGGTGATCGCCGAGTCGGAGCCCTTCGACCGCGGCGCCTACACCGGGATGGTCGGCTGGCAGGACGCCGACGGTGACGGCGAGTGGGTGGTGACGATCCGCTGCGCCGAGGCCGAGGGCACCACCCTGCGGCTCTTCGCCGGTGCCGGGGTCGTGGCCGCGTCCACACCGGAGGCCGAGACGGCGGAGACCGCCGCCAAGTTCCGTACCTTCCTGCACGCCGTAGGAGCAGCGCTGTGA
- a CDS encoding ABC transporter substrate-binding protein translates to MSLARASRRTVLASTAAVATGALLLTGCGDDGGDSAGGNAAGTRQVTDATGRQVDVPAEPKKVVTLSEPTLDAALALGIEPVGATAGRGQKGVSAYLADKAGKAQVVATVAEADMEKLAALQPDLILLDETTAVKGEVAKLESIAPTVVTAKLNEDWKKAFTATADALNRKAEADEFLTGFDADVAATKAKLGDNAGAVVSVIRWQNKAPSAVGRGVGHVGATLTALGLERPKDQQGVGTGHSEPVSLEKLSTIDGDWLFFGTLGEKADGEKAYAEARKVPNFSRLKAEREGHVVVVQGSAWNSAGGPLAARIVLDDVTKALAP, encoded by the coding sequence ATGTCCCTTGCACGTGCCTCCCGCAGAACCGTCCTCGCCTCCACCGCCGCCGTGGCCACCGGGGCGCTGCTCCTGACCGGCTGCGGTGACGACGGCGGCGACAGCGCGGGCGGCAACGCGGCCGGCACTCGTCAGGTCACCGACGCGACGGGCCGCCAGGTCGACGTGCCCGCCGAGCCGAAGAAGGTCGTCACGCTCAGCGAGCCCACCCTGGACGCGGCCCTCGCGCTCGGCATCGAGCCGGTCGGCGCCACCGCCGGGCGTGGACAGAAGGGCGTGTCCGCGTATCTGGCCGACAAGGCGGGCAAGGCGCAGGTCGTCGCCACGGTCGCCGAGGCCGACATGGAGAAGCTGGCCGCGCTCCAGCCCGATCTGATCCTGCTCGACGAGACCACGGCGGTGAAGGGCGAGGTCGCCAAGCTGGAGTCCATAGCCCCGACCGTGGTCACCGCCAAGCTGAACGAGGACTGGAAGAAGGCGTTCACCGCCACGGCCGACGCGCTGAACCGGAAGGCCGAGGCCGACGAGTTCCTCACCGGCTTCGACGCCGACGTGGCGGCGACCAAGGCGAAGCTCGGCGACAACGCCGGAGCGGTCGTCAGCGTGATCCGCTGGCAGAACAAGGCTCCGTCGGCGGTCGGCCGCGGTGTGGGCCACGTGGGCGCCACCCTGACCGCCCTGGGCCTCGAACGGCCCAAGGACCAACAGGGCGTGGGCACCGGCCACAGCGAGCCGGTCAGTCTGGAGAAGCTGTCCACCATCGACGGCGACTGGCTGTTCTTCGGCACCCTGGGCGAGAAGGCCGACGGCGAGAAGGCGTACGCCGAGGCCCGGAAGGTGCCCAACTTCAGCAGGCTGAAGGCCGAGCGGGAGGGCCACGTCGTGGTCGTCCAGGGCTCCGCCTGGAACAGCGCCGGCGGCCCGCTGGCCGCCCGGATCGTCCTGGACGACGTGACGAAGGCGCTCGCCCCGTGA
- a CDS encoding FecCD family ABC transporter permease, producing the protein MKNASTRARVEVRRGLLRTARWSLRYDTRALLVCVLLAAAAASAMVLAIGTGTYELSPAEVLNTLAGDGPPGAGFVVLDLRLPRALVAALVGFGLGMAGAVFQSLTRNPLGSPDIIGFGNGASAGALVAIIVLDAGAARTAVGAVCGGVCTAAAVYLLAWKRGVHGYRLVLVGIGASSVLGAATSFLYLRADIGKAAQAAAWTIGSLNARDWNDVRVAALGLALLAPVVLAYGRRLTLLEMGDDVAAALGVPPERSRLVLLGAGTGLTAMAVAAAGPVPFIAMAAPQVARRVTRAAGPNVLAAGWTGAFLVTVADLVTQRLTGSALLPVGVVTGVAGGAYLAWLLRAERRDSRL; encoded by the coding sequence GTGAAGAACGCTTCCACGCGGGCCCGCGTGGAAGTGCGGCGCGGACTGCTGCGCACCGCCCGCTGGTCGCTGCGCTACGACACCCGGGCCCTCCTGGTCTGCGTACTCCTCGCCGCGGCCGCGGCGAGCGCCATGGTGCTGGCCATCGGCACGGGAACCTACGAACTGTCCCCGGCCGAGGTGCTGAACACGCTCGCCGGCGACGGACCGCCGGGCGCCGGCTTCGTCGTGCTCGACCTGCGCCTCCCCAGGGCCCTCGTGGCCGCGCTGGTCGGCTTCGGGCTGGGCATGGCGGGCGCGGTCTTCCAGTCCCTGACCCGCAACCCGCTGGGCAGCCCCGACATCATCGGCTTCGGCAACGGCGCCTCGGCCGGCGCGCTCGTGGCGATCATCGTCCTCGACGCGGGCGCCGCGCGAACGGCCGTCGGCGCGGTGTGCGGCGGGGTGTGCACGGCCGCTGCCGTCTACCTGCTGGCCTGGAAACGCGGGGTGCACGGCTACCGGCTGGTCCTCGTCGGCATCGGCGCCTCGTCGGTGCTGGGTGCGGCGACCAGCTTCCTGTACCTGCGTGCCGACATCGGCAAGGCCGCGCAGGCCGCCGCCTGGACGATCGGCTCGCTCAACGCCCGGGACTGGAACGATGTCCGTGTCGCCGCACTGGGGTTGGCGCTGCTGGCGCCAGTGGTTCTGGCGTACGGACGACGGCTGACCCTGCTGGAGATGGGCGACGACGTCGCCGCCGCGCTCGGGGTGCCGCCCGAGCGGAGCCGTCTGGTGCTGCTTGGCGCGGGCACGGGCCTCACCGCCATGGCGGTGGCCGCGGCCGGACCTGTTCCGTTCATTGCGATGGCCGCCCCGCAGGTGGCCCGTCGGGTGACGCGGGCGGCGGGCCCGAACGTCCTGGCCGCCGGGTGGACGGGAGCGTTCCTGGTCACCGTCGCGGACCTGGTCACCCAGCGTCTGACTGGCTCCGCCCTGTTGCCGGTCGGGGTGGTGACCGGCGTAGCCGGCGGGGCCTACCTGGCCTGGCTGCTGCGCGCCGAGCGTCGGGACTCCCGGCTGTGA
- a CDS encoding GntR family transcriptional regulator produces MPNQARPSTGEQAKQLALGQLRQAILRGDMAPAQRLVENELAEQFGVTRASIRAALIDLESQGLVERIRNRGSRVRVVTVEEAVAITECRLVLEGLCAAKAAAAVDDGQLAELKDLGTAMRKAVAGGEPLVYSDLNHELHARIREFSGQRTAVELLERLNAQLVRHRFQLALRPGRPQQSLNEHLAMIEAIEAGDPQAAEAAVRAHLTSVIEALRD; encoded by the coding sequence ATGCCGAACCAAGCCCGTCCGAGCACCGGGGAGCAGGCGAAACAGCTTGCGCTCGGGCAACTGCGGCAGGCGATTCTGCGCGGTGACATGGCACCGGCCCAGCGGCTGGTGGAGAACGAGCTCGCCGAGCAGTTCGGTGTGACCCGGGCCAGTATCCGGGCCGCGCTGATCGATCTGGAGTCGCAGGGGCTCGTGGAGCGGATCCGCAACCGGGGTTCCCGGGTGCGGGTGGTGACCGTGGAGGAGGCGGTCGCCATCACCGAGTGCCGACTGGTCCTCGAGGGACTCTGCGCGGCCAAGGCCGCCGCGGCCGTCGACGACGGGCAGCTCGCCGAACTGAAGGACCTGGGTACAGCGATGCGCAAGGCCGTGGCCGGCGGCGAGCCGCTGGTCTACTCGGATCTCAACCACGAACTGCACGCGAGGATCCGGGAGTTCTCCGGCCAGCGGACGGCTGTGGAGCTGCTGGAGCGTCTCAACGCCCAGCTGGTGCGTCACCGCTTCCAGTTGGCGCTGCGCCCGGGGCGTCCGCAGCAATCCCTGAATGAGCATCTGGCCATGATCGAGGCGATCGAGGCCGGGGATCCGCAGGCGGCCGAGGCGGCCGTCCGGGCCCACCTCACCAGTGTGATCGAGGCGCTGCGCGACTGA
- a CDS encoding PIG-L deacetylase family protein, which translates to MTHGNAPAATPRSTLVVTAHAGDFVWRAGGAIALAASRGEKVTIACLTFGERGESAKAWREGKKLEEIKAIRREEAEKAAVTLGAEVRFFDAGDYPLLVTPELTDRLVEVYRATQPDVVLTHPVEDPYNGDHPAANRMALEARVLAQAIGYPGEGEIIGAPPVFYFEPHQPEMSGFKPEVLLDITQVWETKRKAMECLAAQRHLWDYYTDLAVRRGVQLKRNAGPNLGLAHRTMAEAYMRPYPQIAQELA; encoded by the coding sequence ATGACGCACGGCAATGCGCCCGCTGCCACCCCACGGTCGACACTCGTCGTCACCGCGCACGCGGGGGACTTCGTGTGGCGGGCGGGCGGCGCCATCGCCCTGGCCGCCTCGCGCGGAGAGAAGGTCACCATCGCGTGCCTGACCTTCGGCGAGCGCGGCGAGTCCGCCAAGGCCTGGCGGGAGGGGAAGAAGCTGGAGGAGATCAAGGCGATCCGCCGGGAGGAGGCCGAGAAGGCGGCCGTCACCCTCGGCGCCGAGGTCCGCTTCTTCGACGCCGGGGACTACCCGCTGCTCGTCACGCCCGAGCTGACCGACCGGCTCGTCGAGGTCTACCGCGCCACCCAGCCCGACGTCGTGCTCACCCACCCGGTCGAGGACCCGTACAACGGCGACCATCCGGCCGCCAACCGCATGGCCCTGGAGGCCAGGGTCCTCGCCCAGGCCATCGGCTATCCGGGCGAGGGCGAGATCATCGGAGCCCCGCCCGTCTTCTACTTCGAGCCGCACCAGCCCGAGATGAGCGGCTTCAAGCCGGAGGTGCTGCTCGACATCACTCAGGTGTGGGAGACCAAGCGCAAGGCCATGGAGTGCCTCGCCGCCCAGCGGCACCTGTGGGACTACTACACCGACCTGGCCGTCCGCCGCGGCGTCCAGCTCAAGCGCAACGCGGGCCCCAACCTGGGCCTGGCCCACAGGACCATGGCCGAGGCGTACATGCGCCCCTACCCGCAGATCGCGCAGGAGCTGGCATGA
- a CDS encoding 2,3-dihydro-2,3-dihydroxybenzoate dehydrogenase, with translation MTPGLDGRLALVTGAGRGIGAAVVTALVDEGVRVVATDLDRAGVETLAARHGELVTSRQLDVTDATAVETLVAETEDTLGPLDIAVNVAGILRDGPVADLSDDDWASHFAVNTTGVFHVSRAAARRMTGRGRGSIVTVASNAGGIPRAGLAAYAASKAAAVMFTKCLGLEVARQGVRCNTVSPGSTMTGMQRALWTSGEEEASARRVVEGDLVSYRTGIPLGRIADPSDIADAVVFLASDRARHITMHDLYVDGGATLRA, from the coding sequence GTGACGCCCGGACTCGACGGCCGGCTCGCCCTCGTGACAGGGGCGGGCCGGGGCATCGGCGCGGCGGTGGTCACCGCCCTCGTCGACGAGGGCGTCCGCGTGGTCGCCACGGACCTCGACCGCGCGGGAGTGGAGACACTCGCCGCACGGCACGGTGAGCTGGTCACCTCCCGGCAGCTGGACGTCACCGACGCCACCGCGGTGGAGACGCTGGTGGCCGAGACCGAGGACACCCTCGGCCCGCTGGACATCGCCGTCAACGTGGCCGGCATCCTGCGCGACGGGCCCGTCGCCGATCTCTCCGACGACGACTGGGCGTCGCATTTCGCCGTCAACACCACCGGGGTGTTCCACGTCTCGCGCGCCGCCGCCCGCCGGATGACCGGGCGCGGCCGCGGCAGCATCGTCACCGTCGCCTCCAACGCGGGCGGCATCCCCCGCGCGGGCCTCGCCGCCTACGCCGCCTCCAAGGCCGCCGCGGTCATGTTCACCAAGTGCCTGGGCCTGGAAGTCGCGCGGCAAGGCGTGCGCTGCAACACCGTCTCCCCCGGCTCGACCATGACCGGCATGCAGCGCGCCCTGTGGACCTCGGGCGAGGAGGAGGCGTCCGCCCGGCGGGTGGTCGAGGGCGACCTGGTGTCCTACCGCACGGGCATCCCGCTCGGCCGGATCGCCGACCCCTCCGACATCGCCGACGCCGTCGTCTTCCTGGCCTCCGACCGCGCCCGGCACATCACCATGCACGACCTGTACGTCGACGGCGGCGCCACCCTGCGGGCCTGA
- a CDS encoding FecCD family ABC transporter permease, which translates to MRTTVATATGQERAEKPGLRASRPAGGLLLGVFLLAGAAALSLAVGARQIPPDQVWAALFDPSGTENDAIVRDLRLPRTLIGAAVGAALGLGGAVMQTLTRNPLADPGLLGVNAGASAAVVTAIGVLGITSFTGYLWFALAGAALAATAVNALGGGRWATPVRLALAGTAANAALFGYVNGLSLWHLSTLDEMRFWAVGTLAKREVSLLLTVAPLLVAGALLAFALARPLGALALGEDHARALGTRVRRVRVLSVVAITLLCGGATAVCGPIGFIGLMIPHAARAFCGPDPRWMFPFCALYAPVLMLVSDVIGRVVMPPSEIEVGTVTAFLGGLLFIHLVRQRKVAQL; encoded by the coding sequence ATGAGGACCACAGTGGCCACCGCCACGGGTCAGGAGCGCGCGGAGAAGCCCGGCCTCAGGGCGTCCCGACCCGCGGGGGGCCTGCTCCTCGGCGTCTTCCTGCTCGCCGGCGCCGCCGCCCTCTCCCTGGCCGTAGGCGCCAGGCAGATTCCGCCCGACCAGGTCTGGGCCGCCCTGTTCGACCCGTCCGGCACCGAGAACGACGCGATCGTCCGGGACCTGAGACTGCCCCGCACCCTCATCGGTGCCGCGGTCGGCGCCGCCCTCGGCCTCGGGGGTGCGGTCATGCAGACCCTGACCCGCAACCCGCTCGCCGACCCCGGGCTCCTCGGCGTCAACGCGGGCGCGTCCGCGGCGGTCGTCACCGCGATCGGGGTCCTCGGCATCACGTCCTTCACCGGATATCTGTGGTTCGCCCTCGCCGGAGCCGCCCTCGCGGCCACCGCGGTCAACGCCCTCGGGGGCGGCCGATGGGCGACGCCGGTCCGGCTCGCGCTGGCCGGAACCGCCGCCAACGCGGCCCTGTTCGGCTACGTCAACGGGCTGTCGCTGTGGCATCTGAGCACGCTGGACGAGATGCGGTTCTGGGCGGTCGGCACCCTCGCCAAACGCGAGGTGTCCCTGCTGCTCACCGTGGCGCCGCTGCTCGTGGCCGGCGCGCTGCTCGCCTTCGCCCTGGCGCGGCCGCTCGGCGCCCTCGCCCTCGGCGAGGATCACGCGCGGGCGCTGGGCACCCGGGTGCGGCGCGTGCGGGTGCTCTCCGTCGTCGCCATCACCCTGCTGTGCGGCGGCGCCACCGCGGTGTGCGGGCCGATCGGCTTCATCGGTCTGATGATCCCGCATGCCGCCCGCGCCTTCTGCGGGCCCGACCCGCGCTGGATGTTCCCGTTCTGCGCGCTGTACGCGCCGGTGCTGATGCTCGTCTCCGACGTGATCGGGCGCGTCGTGATGCCGCCGTCCGAGATCGAGGTCGGCACGGTCACCGCGTTCCTCGGCGGACTCCTCTTCATCCATCTCGTACGGCAGCGGAAGGTGGCCCAGCTGTGA
- the fes gene encoding enterochelin esterase: MTTLTRFTLRGATAPDARPVRVTGPRVARLLDAVEGADDTRRAALAAHFWKTAEGLGTPLVEELDGSPGHRVVTFLWRGHRATRYVLLCGNRLADPAHLAGSLLERVPGTDVWHLGLRLRADHRGSYRLAADISLKEPPPDPGGLQQRLRSLTAFAAADPLNRRTVATRRQESDASVFALPDAPAQPWAERRGTVPAGRVERHRVPGSAPVGDRDAWVYLPPGHERGAGAPLPVVVLCDGDMWFGRLGLGDTLDALIADGALPPLAVVAPDAVDRRTRWRDLGGREPFVGFLADELLPWAAGRWPLATDPRRTVVAGQSLGAMTALYAAYLRPDRFGNVLAQSASLWWRPGLPPPAGPKPPVHGTPWLVTRFAAGIARPLRVHLDVGLHEGAMVDHSRALYDALRTTGHRVTYDEFNGGHDYACWHGALADGLVRLLGGPAS, from the coding sequence ATGACCACGCTCACCCGTTTCACCCTTCGCGGTGCCACCGCGCCGGACGCCCGCCCGGTGCGGGTGACGGGGCCGCGCGTCGCTCGGCTGCTGGATGCCGTGGAAGGCGCTGACGACACCCGACGGGCAGCCCTGGCCGCCCATTTCTGGAAGACGGCAGAGGGTCTGGGCACCCCGCTCGTCGAGGAACTCGACGGCTCGCCCGGCCATCGGGTGGTCACGTTCCTGTGGCGGGGGCATCGCGCCACGCGGTACGTGCTGTTGTGCGGCAACCGCCTCGCCGACCCCGCCCACCTGGCCGGTTCCCTGCTGGAACGGGTACCCGGCACCGACGTCTGGCACTTGGGGCTCCGGCTGCGCGCCGACCACCGAGGCTCCTACCGGCTGGCCGCCGACATCTCGCTCAAGGAACCGCCGCCGGACCCGGGCGGCCTCCAGCAGCGGTTGCGGTCGCTGACCGCGTTCGCCGCCGCCGATCCGCTCAACCGCCGTACTGTCGCCACCCGCCGGCAGGAGTCCGACGCCTCGGTCTTCGCCCTGCCCGACGCCCCCGCCCAGCCGTGGGCCGAGCGGCGGGGCACGGTGCCGGCCGGGCGGGTCGAGCGGCACCGGGTACCGGGCTCGGCACCGGTCGGCGACCGGGACGCCTGGGTGTATCTGCCGCCGGGTCACGAACGCGGCGCCGGCGCGCCCCTGCCGGTCGTGGTGTTGTGCGACGGCGACATGTGGTTCGGGCGCCTCGGCCTCGGCGACACGCTGGACGCGCTGATCGCCGACGGCGCGCTACCACCGTTGGCGGTGGTGGCGCCGGACGCCGTGGACCGGCGGACCCGTTGGCGCGACCTCGGCGGTCGGGAGCCGTTCGTCGGCTTCCTGGCCGACGAGTTGCTGCCCTGGGCGGCCGGACGCTGGCCCCTGGCCACGGACCCGCGACGGACCGTGGTCGCCGGGCAGAGCCTCGGCGCCATGACCGCGCTGTACGCCGCGTATCTGCGGCCCGACCGGTTCGGCAACGTCCTCGCCCAGTCCGCCTCCCTGTGGTGGCGGCCCGGGCTGCCACCACCGGCCGGACCCAAACCGCCGGTGCACGGCACGCCCTGGCTCGTCACCCGCTTCGCCGCCGGCATCGCCCGGCCCCTCCGAGTCCATCTGGATGTCGGACTGCACGAGGGCGCCATGGTCGACCACAGCCGCGCCCTGTACGACGCTTTGCGCACCACCGGCCACCGGGTCACGTACGACGAGTTCAACGGCGGTCACGACTACGCCTGTTGGCACGGCGCCCTGGCGGACGGCCTGGTCCGTCTGCTGGGCGGCCCCGCTTCCTGA